From a region of the Impatiens glandulifera chromosome 4, dImpGla2.1, whole genome shotgun sequence genome:
- the LOC124934919 gene encoding 2S seed storage albumin protein-like, whose amino-acid sequence MAKLTILALLALFAIAHLATAFRTTVTVVEEEDFNPARPQQRCQEQIQRQQQLRHCQMYLKEKSGRRSSVLEMSTDNNDDQEQYLDQCCQQLRNLNEQCRCKGLQEAVRQQQQQTRGGERGHQTEQSQKQRIVDEAERLPSRCEVSPRSCTFERSPRWF is encoded by the coding sequence ATGGCAAAGCTCACAATCCTCGCCCTTCTAGCCCTCTTCGCTATTGCCCACTTGGCAACTGCCTTCAGAACCACCGTGACCGTGGTAGAAGAGGAGGACTTTAACCCTGCACGGCCACAACAGAGATGCCAGGAACAAATCCAGAGACAGCAACAGCTCCGCCACTGCCAGATGTACCTTAAAGAGAAATCCGGCAGACGATCATCTGTGCTGGAAATGTCCACAGACAACAACGATGATCAGGAGCAATACCTAGATCAATGCTGCCAGCAACTAAGGAACCTCAATGAGCAATGCCGCTGCAAGGGACTTCAAGAAGCTGTGCGTCAGCAACAACAACAGACACGCGGAGGAGAAAGAGGCCACCAGACTGAGCAGAGTCAGAAGCAGAGGATTGTCGATGAGGCAGAGAGACTTCCATCAAGATGCGAAGTCAGCCCACGCAGCTGCACCTTCGAAAGAAGCCCCAGATGGTTCTGA